A region from the Dinoroseobacter shibae DFL 12 = DSM 16493 genome encodes:
- the kynU gene encoding kynureninase, producing the protein MLRRDAFDLPEGVIYLDGNSLGPLPRRAEAAVARAMQAEWGAMLIRGWNEAGWMDQPDRLGDRIAPLIGAAPGTVTVGETLSIRVFQGLAAALSLRPGRKVILTEAGNFPSDLYMAQGLIDALGQGHVLRALPATEIPAALTDEVAVLMLTEVDYRSGARHDMAALTAQAHGVGALTLWDLAHSAGALPVALTRCNADFAAGCTYKYLNGGPGAPAFFYARPDHSEITRPILAGWLGHAAPFDFAPDYAPGPGRARFRIGTPPVLQMAALDAALDIFDGVDIAALHARAIVLADRLATGFEAVCPDLRRLTPMDPARRGSQIAFAHPNGYAMVQALIAQGVIGDFRAPDILRFGLTPLYLDAGDIDTAIERFAQVIEGRLWDDPAYRTRNKVT; encoded by the coding sequence ATGCTGCGACGCGACGCATTCGATCTGCCCGAGGGCGTGATCTATCTCGACGGCAACTCGCTCGGCCCCCTGCCGCGCAGGGCAGAGGCCGCTGTGGCTCGGGCAATGCAGGCGGAATGGGGCGCGATGCTGATCCGCGGCTGGAACGAGGCGGGCTGGATGGATCAGCCCGACCGGCTCGGCGACCGGATCGCGCCACTGATCGGCGCGGCGCCCGGCACGGTGACCGTGGGCGAAACGCTGTCCATCCGCGTGTTCCAGGGCCTGGCCGCCGCGCTCTCTTTGCGGCCCGGGCGCAAGGTGATCCTGACCGAGGCCGGGAACTTCCCCTCCGATCTCTACATGGCCCAGGGCCTGATCGACGCGCTCGGCCAAGGTCACGTTCTGCGCGCCCTGCCCGCAACCGAGATCCCCGCCGCCCTGACCGACGAGGTGGCGGTGCTGATGCTGACCGAGGTCGATTACCGCAGCGGCGCGCGCCACGACATGGCCGCGCTTACCGCCCAGGCCCACGGGGTCGGCGCGCTGACCCTGTGGGATCTCGCCCATTCCGCCGGTGCCCTGCCCGTGGCGCTGACACGCTGCAACGCGGATTTCGCCGCGGGCTGCACCTACAAGTACCTCAATGGCGGGCCCGGGGCGCCCGCGTTCTTCTACGCCCGCCCCGATCATTCTGAAATCACCCGCCCGATCCTCGCAGGCTGGCTCGGCCACGCCGCGCCCTTCGACTTCGCGCCGGACTATGCCCCCGGCCCCGGACGCGCCCGGTTCCGCATCGGCACCCCGCCGGTTCTGCAAATGGCCGCGCTCGACGCCGCGCTCGACATCTTCGACGGGGTGGATATCGCGGCCCTGCATGCCCGCGCCATTGTCCTGGCCGACCGGCTGGCCACGGGGTTCGAGGCCGTCTGCCCCGATCTGCGCCGCCTCACCCCGATGGACCCCGCGCGGCGCGGCAGCCAGATCGCCTTCGCCCACCCGAACGGCTACGCCATGGTGCAGGCGCTGATCGCCCAAGGGGTTATCGGGGATTTTCGCGCGCCGGACATCCTGCGCTTCGGCCTCACGCCGCTCTACCTGGATGCGGGCGACATCGACACGGCCATCGAGCGCTTCGCACAGGTGATCGAGGGGCGGCTCTGGGACGATCCCGCCTACCGCACCCGCAACAAGGTGACCTAG
- a CDS encoding MBL fold metallo-hydrolase — protein MPKLPLLLAFATASVAFPALASEDIPDQYPQSPLYSKPVEVIPHVWSAIGATAPPTYENAGHNNNLSFIVTDEGVVVVNGGASAELAEALHAEIRGITDQPVLLVINENGQGHAMLGNSYWRDQGVEILAHADAAAEFEEYGAQILEGMIRYNRDRAEGTRLVSPDRTFEEREVIELGGVRIEVLHLGPAHSPGDVQVWLPDWEIVIAGDIAFHERMPPIFGDTVTAEWIETWETAFEPLGATYVIPGHGHPTNMAQVRRYTHDYLVYLRGQIRAHLDAGGDLAGAYYVDQTPYAHLDTFEELATRNAGRVFEEMEWE, from the coding sequence ATGCCCAAATTGCCCCTGCTGCTGGCCTTTGCCACGGCGTCGGTCGCGTTTCCGGCGCTTGCGAGCGAGGATATTCCCGACCAGTACCCCCAGAGCCCGCTCTATTCCAAGCCGGTGGAGGTGATCCCCCATGTCTGGTCTGCCATCGGCGCGACCGCACCGCCGACCTATGAGAATGCAGGCCATAACAATAATCTGAGTTTCATCGTCACCGACGAGGGGGTTGTGGTGGTCAATGGCGGGGCTTCGGCGGAGCTGGCCGAGGCGCTGCATGCGGAGATCAGGGGGATCACCGATCAGCCCGTCTTGCTGGTGATCAACGAGAACGGGCAGGGGCACGCGATGCTCGGCAACTCCTACTGGCGCGACCAGGGGGTGGAGATCCTGGCCCATGCGGACGCCGCCGCCGAGTTCGAGGAATACGGCGCGCAGATCCTGGAGGGAATGATCCGCTATAACCGCGACCGGGCGGAGGGCACGCGCCTGGTCAGCCCGGACAGGACGTTCGAGGAGCGCGAGGTGATCGAGCTGGGCGGGGTGCGGATCGAGGTGCTGCATCTCGGCCCGGCGCATAGTCCGGGCGACGTGCAGGTCTGGCTGCCCGACTGGGAGATCGTGATCGCGGGCGACATCGCGTTTCACGAGCGGATGCCGCCCATTTTCGGCGACACCGTGACGGCGGAGTGGATCGAGACCTGGGAGACGGCCTTCGAGCCGCTGGGCGCCACGTATGTCATCCCGGGGCATGGGCATCCGACCAACATGGCGCAGGTGCGGCGGTATACCCATGACTACCTCGTCTACCTGCGCGGGCAGATCCGGGCGCATCTGGATGCGGGCGGGGACCTGGCGGGGGCCTATTACGTGGACCAGACGCCCTATGCTCATCTCGACACGTTCGAGGAACTGGCGACGCGGAACGCGGGCCGAGTCTTCGAGGAGATGGAGTGGGAATAG
- a CDS encoding methyltransferase family protein: MLERLKELSLEQALDIPPLWLLICVLLGWAQARFLPVGPPGGAITDLLGGLLVGGGILLILLAVLEFRKHSTTIVPHLTPDTLITEGIFSRTRNPIYLADVLILTGLLLRWEAWLSLPLAAVLVLVLERRFVRAEEQRALETFGPAFEAYCARTRRWL, translated from the coding sequence ATGCTTGAGCGGTTGAAGGAACTCAGTCTGGAACAGGCGCTGGACATCCCGCCGCTGTGGCTGCTGATTTGCGTCCTGCTGGGCTGGGCGCAGGCGCGGTTCCTGCCGGTCGGGCCGCCAGGCGGGGCGATCACGGATCTTCTGGGCGGTCTTCTGGTAGGGGGCGGTATCCTGCTGATCCTGCTTGCGGTGCTGGAATTCCGCAAGCATTCCACCACGATAGTGCCCCACCTGACCCCCGATACCCTGATCACCGAGGGCATTTTCAGCCGGACGCGCAATCCGATCTACCTGGCGGATGTGCTGATCCTGACGGGGCTGCTGCTGCGTTGGGAGGCGTGGCTGTCGCTGCCGCTGGCGGCGGTTCTGGTGCTGGTGCTGGAACGCCGTTTCGTGCGGGCCGAGGAGCAGCGGGCGCTGGAGACCTTCGGTCCGGCCTTCGAGGCCTATTGCGCCCGCACCCGTCGGTGGCTGTGA
- a CDS encoding Re/Si-specific NAD(P)(+) transhydrogenase subunit alpha encodes MKIGAPKEIFPGENRVAMTPDSAVQLQKLGYECVIETGAGAAAGFSDEAYTAQGVTIAKTGAALFKEVDIVAKVRPPSEAEAKRLRKGQLLISFFYPAANEALMELAKDKGASVIAMDMVPRISRAQKMDALSSMANIAGYRAVIEAGNNFGRFFTGQITAAGKVPPAKVLVVGAGVAGLAAIGTSTSLGAITYAFDVRPEVAEQVESMGAEFVFLDFEEEQQDGAATGGYASVSSPEFAAAQLAKFRELAPDMDIVITTALIPNREAPELWTKDMVEAMKPGSVIVDLAAERGGNCKLTVKDEKIVTDNGVTIIGYTDFPSRMAAQSSTLYATNIRHLMTDLTPEKDGQTNHNMEDDVIRGATITHAGEITFPPPPPKVAAIAAKPKEKVKEKTPEEIRAEEVAAFKAQTKQQVILLGVGAALVLSVGLIAPASFMQHFIVFILSVFIGFQVIWNVAHSLHTPLMAVTNAISSIIILGALIQIGSSSLLITVLAAAGIFMASVNIFGGFLVTRRMLAMFQKS; translated from the coding sequence GTGAAGATCGGGGCACCGAAAGAAATCTTCCCTGGCGAGAACCGCGTTGCGATGACGCCGGACTCTGCGGTTCAGCTGCAGAAGCTTGGATACGAATGTGTGATCGAGACCGGCGCCGGTGCGGCGGCCGGGTTCTCGGACGAGGCGTACACCGCCCAGGGCGTGACCATCGCCAAGACCGGGGCGGCCTTGTTCAAGGAGGTGGACATCGTTGCCAAGGTGCGCCCGCCCTCGGAGGCCGAGGCCAAGCGTCTGCGCAAGGGGCAGTTGCTGATCAGCTTCTTCTATCCGGCGGCCAATGAGGCGCTGATGGAGCTGGCCAAGGACAAGGGCGCATCGGTCATCGCCATGGACATGGTGCCGCGGATCTCGCGCGCGCAGAAGATGGATGCGCTGTCCTCGATGGCGAACATCGCGGGCTACCGGGCCGTGATCGAGGCGGGCAACAATTTCGGACGGTTCTTCACGGGCCAGATCACCGCCGCCGGCAAGGTGCCCCCGGCCAAGGTGCTGGTCGTCGGTGCCGGTGTCGCGGGTCTGGCCGCGATCGGGACCTCGACGTCCCTCGGTGCGATCACCTACGCCTTCGACGTGCGGCCCGAAGTGGCCGAGCAGGTCGAATCGATGGGGGCGGAGTTCGTCTTCCTCGATTTCGAGGAAGAGCAGCAGGACGGGGCCGCCACGGGCGGCTATGCCTCCGTCTCCAGCCCGGAATTCGCCGCGGCACAGCTCGCCAAGTTCCGCGAGCTTGCGCCGGACATGGATATCGTGATCACCACCGCGCTGATCCCGAACCGCGAGGCGCCGGAGCTGTGGACCAAGGACATGGTCGAGGCGATGAAGCCCGGCTCGGTCATCGTGGATCTCGCCGCCGAACGCGGCGGCAACTGCAAGCTGACCGTCAAGGACGAGAAGATCGTCACCGATAACGGCGTGACCATCATCGGCTACACCGACTTTCCGAGCCGGATGGCCGCGCAATCCTCGACGCTCTATGCCACGAACATCCGCCATCTGATGACGGATCTGACCCCCGAGAAGGACGGTCAGACCAATCACAACATGGAGGACGACGTGATCCGCGGGGCGACGATCACCCATGCGGGCGAGATCACCTTCCCGCCGCCGCCGCCCAAGGTGGCGGCCATCGCGGCCAAGCCGAAGGAAAAGGTCAAGGAAAAGACCCCCGAAGAGATCCGCGCCGAAGAGGTCGCGGCCTTCAAGGCGCAGACCAAGCAGCAGGTGATCCTGCTGGGCGTCGGCGCGGCGCTGGTGCTGAGTGTCGGGCTGATCGCGCCGGCAAGCTTCATGCAGCATTTCATCGTCTTCATCCTGTCGGTCTTCATCGGCTTCCAGGTGATCTGGAACGTGGCGCATTCGCTGCACACGCCCCTGATGGCGGTGACCAACGCAATTTCGTCGATCATCATTCTCGGCGCGCTCATCCAGATCGGGTCCAGCTCGCTGCTGATCACCGTGCTCGCCGCGGCGGGCATCTTCATGGCCTCGGTGAATATCTTCGGCGGCTTCCTCGTGACACGGCGCATGCTCGCCATGTTCCAGAAATCCTAA
- a CDS encoding NAD(P)(+) transhydrogenase (Re/Si-specific) subunit beta — MEFGFTIAAYAVAAVLFILSLGGLSGQESAKRAVWYGIVGMAIAVVATIIGPGQGLAGASIVLIALGAAVGYQLATKVQMTQMPELVAIMHSLVGLAAVFVGFNADLMINDIAALYTEAGQVLGAVGPDGYTAIGLPVEIYDGLSSFGQLIAKKTGVEIGILRVELVLGIWIGAVTFTGSVIAYGKLAGKVNTAAKQLPGGHMLNAAAAVGSVVLAGMYLGGAGSWTLVLLTLLALFIGYHLIMGIGGADMPVVVSMLNSYSGWAAAAIGFSLGNDLLIVVGALVGSSGAILSYIMCKAMNRAFISVILGGFGGSSGPQMAVEGEQIAIDADGVATALNEADSIIIIPGYGMAVAQAQQTVAELTRKLRAKGKEVRFAIHPVAGRLPGHMNVLLAEAKVPYDIVLEMDEINEDFPDTDVAIVIGSNDIVNPAAQEDPNSPIAGMPVLECWKAKQVFVSKRGQGTGYSGIENPLFYKDNTRMFYGDAKASFDKLLPLID; from the coding sequence ATGGAATTCGGATTTACGATTGCAGCCTACGCGGTTGCAGCAGTTCTCTTCATCCTGTCGCTCGGGGGCCTGAGCGGTCAGGAAAGCGCGAAACGCGCGGTGTGGTACGGCATTGTCGGAATGGCCATTGCGGTCGTGGCGACCATCATCGGGCCGGGACAGGGGCTTGCGGGCGCGTCCATCGTGCTGATCGCGCTCGGCGCTGCGGTGGGCTACCAGCTGGCCACCAAGGTGCAGATGACCCAGATGCCCGAGCTCGTGGCGATCATGCACTCGCTCGTGGGTCTCGCGGCGGTCTTCGTGGGCTTCAACGCCGACCTGATGATCAACGACATCGCGGCGCTCTACACCGAGGCGGGCCAGGTTCTGGGGGCTGTCGGGCCGGATGGCTACACCGCCATCGGCCTGCCCGTGGAGATCTATGACGGTCTGTCCTCCTTCGGGCAGCTCATCGCCAAGAAAACGGGCGTGGAAATCGGCATCCTGCGGGTCGAGCTGGTGCTCGGCATCTGGATCGGTGCCGTGACCTTCACCGGGTCGGTCATCGCCTATGGCAAGCTGGCGGGCAAGGTGAACACGGCGGCCAAGCAGCTGCCCGGCGGGCACATGCTGAACGCGGCGGCGGCCGTGGGGTCGGTCGTGCTGGCGGGGATGTACCTGGGCGGTGCGGGCAGCTGGACGTTGGTTCTGCTGACGCTGCTGGCGCTGTTCATCGGCTATCACCTGATCATGGGGATCGGCGGGGCGGACATGCCCGTGGTGGTCTCGATGCTGAACAGCTATTCCGGCTGGGCGGCGGCGGCGATCGGCTTCAGCCTCGGCAACGACCTGTTGATCGTGGTCGGTGCGCTGGTGGGCTCGTCGGGTGCGATCCTGTCCTACATCATGTGCAAGGCCATGAACCGGGCCTTTATCAGCGTGATCCTCGGCGGTTTCGGCGGCTCTTCGGGCCCGCAGATGGCGGTCGAGGGCGAGCAGATTGCCATCGATGCCGACGGTGTGGCCACGGCGCTGAACGAGGCCGACAGCATCATCATCATCCCGGGCTACGGCATGGCCGTCGCACAGGCCCAGCAGACGGTCGCGGAGCTGACCCGCAAGCTGCGCGCCAAGGGCAAGGAGGTGCGCTTCGCCATCCACCCGGTCGCCGGGCGTCTTCCGGGGCACATGAACGTGCTGCTGGCCGAGGCGAAGGTGCCTTATGATATCGTGCTGGAGATGGACGAGATCAACGAGGACTTCCCGGACACGGACGTGGCCATCGTGATCGGGTCGAACGACATCGTGAACCCGGCGGCACAAGAGGACCCCAACAGCCCCATTGCGGGGATGCCGGTTCTGGAGTGCTGGAAGGCCAAGCAGGTGTTCGTGTCCAAGCGCGGGCAGGGCACGGGGTATTCGGGGATCGAGAATCCGCTGTTCTACAAGGACAACACCCGGATGTTCTACGGCGATGCGAAGGCGAGCTTCGACAAGCTGCTTCCGCTGATCGACTGA
- the xylB gene encoding xylulokinase, translating into MFLGLDIGTSAVKGLVWDGARVLGAASAPLKVQVPVPGASEQDPEAWWRGILAVCAELSAQPGWAEVSAIGLSGQMHGAVCLGPDGAVLRPAILWNDNRAVREAAEMAALPGLAARVGVPPMPGFPAPKLAWLARTEPELHAATTMVMQAKDWVGMRLHGRAVTEYSEAAGTLWLDQAARDWDREALAFSGLERAQMPALGAGTDLAGPLSAAAAAALGLKPGVPVIRGGGDAMVGAAGIGVVAPGQAMISLGTSGQYLVASEAHRPNPAGLVHSFAHCVPGAYIQMAAMLNGAAPMAWLAGVLGRSVPDLLAAAETADPAHVPLFLPYLTGERTPHGDPEARAGFEGLSHGSGPGEMMRAVVDAIAYSFADAQAVLGEAGVRAASPLAIGGGARSDLVLQTLADVLEVPVQRPASADLGPALGAAKLAAVGSGAMPAARLADPPEIGAVFHPRPSARHGARLARYRALYSELRGVCARP; encoded by the coding sequence ATGTTTCTTGGGCTGGATATCGGAACATCGGCGGTCAAGGGGCTTGTGTGGGACGGGGCGCGGGTGCTGGGGGCTGCCTCGGCACCGCTGAAGGTGCAGGTGCCGGTACCGGGCGCGAGCGAGCAGGACCCCGAGGCGTGGTGGCGCGGGATCCTGGCGGTCTGCGCCGAGTTGTCCGCGCAGCCCGGCTGGGCGGAGGTGTCGGCCATCGGGCTGTCGGGGCAGATGCACGGGGCGGTGTGCCTTGGGCCCGATGGCGCGGTGCTGCGCCCGGCGATCCTGTGGAACGACAATCGGGCGGTGCGGGAGGCGGCGGAAATGGCCGCGCTGCCGGGCCTGGCCGCGCGGGTGGGTGTGCCGCCCATGCCGGGCTTTCCCGCGCCCAAGCTGGCGTGGCTTGCGCGGACCGAGCCGGAGCTGCATGCCGCCACGACGATGGTGATGCAGGCCAAGGACTGGGTGGGCATGCGGCTGCACGGGCGGGCGGTGACGGAGTATTCCGAGGCGGCGGGCACGCTCTGGCTCGACCAGGCGGCGCGGGACTGGGACCGGGAAGCCCTGGCATTCAGTGGCCTGGAGCGCGCGCAGATGCCCGCGCTCGGGGCCGGGACGGACCTCGCCGGGCCGCTGAGCGCGGCGGCGGCGGCCGCCCTGGGTCTCAAGCCCGGGGTGCCGGTGATCCGGGGGGGCGGCGATGCCATGGTCGGGGCGGCAGGGATCGGGGTGGTGGCCCCGGGACAGGCGATGATCTCGCTGGGGACCTCGGGGCAGTACCTGGTGGCGTCGGAGGCGCATCGGCCCAATCCCGCCGGGCTGGTCCACAGCTTTGCGCATTGTGTGCCGGGCGCTTACATCCAGATGGCGGCGATGCTGAACGGGGCAGCACCCATGGCATGGCTGGCGGGGGTGCTCGGTCGGTCCGTGCCGGACCTCCTCGCAGCGGCGGAGACGGCCGACCCGGCGCATGTGCCGCTCTTTCTGCCTTACCTGACCGGCGAGCGGACGCCCCATGGCGACCCGGAGGCGCGGGCGGGGTTCGAGGGGCTGAGCCATGGCTCCGGCCCGGGCGAGATGATGCGTGCCGTGGTCGACGCGATCGCCTACAGCTTTGCTGACGCGCAGGCGGTTCTGGGCGAGGCCGGGGTGCGGGCCGCGTCGCCCCTGGCCATCGGCGGCGGGGCGCGCAGCGACCTGGTGCTGCAGACGCTGGCGGATGTGCTGGAGGTGCCGGTGCAGCGCCCGGCCAGCGCGGATCTGGGCCCGGCGCTCGGGGCGGCGAAGCTGGCGGCGGTGGGCAGCGGGGCGATGCCTGCGGCGCGGCTGGCCGACCCGCCGGAGATCGGGGCGGTGTTCCACCCGCGCCCCTCCGCGCGTCACGGCGCGCGGCTGGCGCGGTACCGGGCGCTTTACTCCGAGCTCAGGGGGGTCTGCGCGCGCCCGTAG
- a CDS encoding dimethyl sulfoxide reductase anchor subunit family protein produces MHPARSVILFTSLSGIGFGFLIWLGLGIPKAVGGVGAVYYALAFALTVGGLIASTFHLGNPQRAWRAFSQWRTSWLSREAVLAVLALAIMALHGAAAVLLGYQPAFLGLLGAALCLATVLATAMIYTQLKTVPRWNQPSTPILFALLSLAGGALLAGRMDPALWLLIAAGAVQLWAWLQGDKAFAENATTLATATRIGEEVRAFEPPHTGGNYLMREMVFQVGRKHALKLRAIAFALMIALPVLIILVNDKHLMVGIAVLLHFAGVLVARWLFFAEAEHVVGLYYGRAQTPLSSE; encoded by the coding sequence ATGCATCCCGCCCGCTCCGTCATCCTCTTCACCTCGCTCTCCGGCATCGGCTTCGGCTTCCTGATCTGGCTTGGCCTCGGCATCCCCAAGGCGGTCGGCGGGGTCGGCGCGGTCTATTACGCGCTGGCCTTCGCCTTGACCGTCGGCGGGCTGATCGCCTCGACCTTCCACCTGGGCAATCCCCAACGGGCTTGGCGCGCCTTCAGCCAGTGGCGCACAAGCTGGCTCAGCCGCGAGGCGGTGCTGGCGGTGCTCGCCCTCGCAATCATGGCCCTGCACGGCGCGGCGGCGGTGCTCCTCGGCTACCAACCCGCGTTTCTCGGCCTGCTCGGTGCCGCGCTCTGCCTCGCCACGGTGCTGGCCACGGCGATGATCTACACCCAGCTGAAGACCGTGCCGCGCTGGAACCAGCCGAGCACCCCGATCCTCTTTGCGCTCCTCAGCCTCGCGGGCGGGGCGCTCCTCGCTGGTCGGATGGACCCCGCGCTCTGGCTGCTGATCGCCGCTGGAGCCGTGCAGCTCTGGGCCTGGCTGCAGGGCGACAAGGCCTTCGCCGAGAACGCGACGACGCTCGCCACCGCGACACGGATCGGCGAGGAGGTTCGCGCGTTCGAGCCGCCCCATACGGGCGGCAACTACCTGATGCGCGAGATGGTCTTTCAGGTCGGGCGCAAGCACGCGCTCAAACTGCGGGCCATCGCCTTCGCCCTGATGATCGCCCTGCCGGTGCTCATCATCCTGGTGAACGACAAGCACCTCATGGTGGGCATCGCGGTCCTGCTGCATTTCGCGGGGGTGCTGGTCGCCCGCTGGCTCTTCTTCGCCGAGGCCGAGCATGTGGTCGGGCTCTACTACGGGCGCGCGCAGACCCCCCTGAGCTCGGAGTAA
- a CDS encoding 4Fe-4S dicluster domain-containing protein has translation MTALPSHTEKKLGLVIDLDTCVGCHACVVACKGWNDQAYGAPLSDQDPYGADPTGSFLNRVHSYEVTPASGPAQLVHFPKSCLHCEDAPCVTVCPTGASYKRAEDGIVLVNEDACIGCGLCAWACPYGAREMDAAAGVMKKCTLCVDRIYNEALPEEDRQPACVRTCPAGARHFGDLGDPDSEVSQLVAARGGVDLMPEQGTKPVNKYLPPRPRDEVPEFDVLAPYLEPVATEPQGFLGWLDRTLDRI, from the coding sequence GCCTGCGTCGTCGCCTGCAAGGGCTGGAACGACCAGGCCTATGGCGCGCCGCTCAGCGATCAGGACCCCTACGGCGCCGACCCCACGGGCAGCTTTCTCAACCGCGTCCACAGCTACGAGGTCACCCCCGCCTCCGGCCCCGCGCAACTCGTGCATTTCCCGAAATCCTGCCTGCATTGCGAGGACGCGCCCTGCGTCACCGTCTGTCCCACCGGGGCCAGCTATAAACGCGCCGAGGACGGGATCGTCCTGGTGAACGAGGACGCGTGTATCGGCTGCGGCCTATGTGCCTGGGCCTGCCCTTACGGCGCCCGAGAAATGGACGCGGCCGCCGGCGTGATGAAGAAATGCACCCTCTGCGTCGACCGGATCTACAACGAGGCCCTGCCCGAAGAAGACCGCCAACCGGCCTGCGTGCGCACTTGCCCCGCAGGCGCACGCCATTTCGGCGACCTGGGCGATCCCGACAGCGAGGTCAGCCAACTCGTGGCCGCGCGCGGCGGTGTGGACCTGATGCCCGAGCAAGGCACCAAACCCGTCAACAAGTACCTGCCGCCGCGCCCCAGGGACGAGGTGCCCGAGTTCGACGTGCTCGCCCCCTATCTCGAGCCCGTCGCGACCGAGCCGCAGGGCTTTCTCGGCTGGCTCGACCGCACCCTCGATCGGATCTGA